CACAATATTATGCAATTCTATAATTAAACTGTATTTTTATAGAtgtttattatgaaaatatttagtaCTCTAATATGGATGaatcatatataaaataatgtttattagTATGTATTGCGAATTGGGCTGTTAATTGCTAACACGCTTCTAAagtcattttttgttgtttgagtTTAAAAACTgtctattattaaatattatttagatTGCTATATAATTGAATGTACATTTGTAAAAGCGCGTATTCTGGGAAATTAGAAAAGCTAGTATGTTTTAGCGAATGAAGTAGTGCGAAATTTAAACAGAAATCTGAAACACATGTGCATTTTAATGTATCAATACATATCATATGTATGCACACAGAAATAAACTGCAGGTGATTTTCTAAGTACTTAATAATTGTACAAATTTGCGTTTGCTTATGCATACAAAAGTTCtgataaattttgaaaaaggAGATCGACTATAGAACATTTCACTTTTGGTtaaatacttacatacatatgggtaattctctagCGGAATTTGTCACTTGCGATACTATTTGGAGTAAAAAGGTTATTCTTATAGCTTTGGTACTATATTTAGAgataagattgattttaggaactttttctgttttacgataaaatacaaaaatttgttaatattttggTTTGCGAACGAATCCGCtcatttttgcaattctcttaaaacagaaaaataatttaaatatcattcTTGTCTccaattaaagtttaaattaagAGCTATAAGATTCATctttactcaaaataaaaaaatgttttgttaatgattttcaatttatatagaTTTAGATTCCCGATATCTAAATTCCCCATTCtatgtatttacataattatgtttgtatgtacattTACAATACTGTTCCaagatttaattttgttttggcaaCCAAAGTCAgcactttgtttttgctattaaCTTTTTTGTAAAAGTCATCAAAATATATGTGCGATCAGCAATTCGATTTGAAtgatattcaataattttctattatgAACGAAACGTACAAAAATTATTGGATTTGCAAATGTGAAATGCGTAGTTCTCATAAATTAatcttaaaacaaataaatacatcaaTCCAAACAGTGCCAAACTGTGCAAACAAATTCCAATTCTTAAGAAGTTTAAATCTGAGTCATAAAGAGTCATGAAACCAACCTGGAAATGATAGTGGAGTGCATGGCTTATAATGGCCATATATTGTTAGTATAAAGATAATGTCAGTCTACGTACAAATTATAAGTAATaatgtattttggtatacaGTTACATGAAAGGTTTTTAATCTTCtaaagttttgcatttgtttattcttAATGCCAAGTCTTGCTGGCGATAGCCAAACGCTATGCTATATGTACATAGCTTGGTTTCCGTTTTCAGATTTCTTTTGCGCTTTAAAGTCTCCTCGACGATGTGTggcaatatataataatacatagacatatgcatatgtatgtatgtagataaaCATAAGTATTCATGAAGTACGTGATTTTGGAGTGTTGATAATTTGCTTGGCTCCACAGAAAGTTGAGAACGTCGTTTTAGAAGCTGGAGAGACAAGCATTGCAATTGGGACAGAACTGGCTGGTTCTGTAGCAACAGTCACAGCAGCAGGGCAAGCAGACGCAGGGCCAGCACctatacacatatgtacatacatatgtatgtaagaaGCGGAGAGAATGATATTAGTTACACTTCAAATGAATTGAACTATGTATAtgcaaacatacatatgtatgtattttcaatactCTAAACTTACAAGAAGAGGCATAGAAACCCAGCAAGACAATAAGTCTTGCATGTCGCATGATGCTTGACAGTCATCGTGACACGGGCACGACAATGAGGACAGGTCATTCCTGGTCCACCCTGTCCATCAACAACAACCGTTGTttgatttacaatatttacagGTGCGGGAGGAGGTGGCG
This is a stretch of genomic DNA from Drosophila albomicans strain 15112-1751.03 chromosome 3, ASM965048v2, whole genome shotgun sequence. It encodes these proteins:
- the LOC117571964 gene encoding lipopolysaccharide-induced tumor necrosis factor-alpha factor homolog, with translation MEYSKIPPYPPAYSPQDQNRMYPTASAPPTEMIHSAPPPPPAPVNIVNQTTVVVDGQGGPGMTCPHCRARVTMTVKHHATCKTYCLAGFLCLFLCWPCVCLPCCCDCCYRTSQFCPNCNACLSSF